A stretch of the Streptosporangium sp. NBC_01755 genome encodes the following:
- a CDS encoding transposase, whose translation MPAPHPIEFRQRAVELARKGDKPVSVLAKDLGISDSCLRSWMRQADTDDNGGAKLTSAEKKELSDLRRRTRQLELENEILKRAAAYFARENVLPK comes from the coding sequence GTGCCTGCACCTCACCCGATCGAGTTCCGTCAGCGTGCCGTCGAGCTTGCCCGTAAGGGTGATAAACCGGTCTCTGTCCTTGCTAAAGACCTGGGTATCAGCGATTCCTGTCTGCGGAGTTGGATGCGCCAGGCCGACACCGATGACAACGGCGGCGCGAAGCTGACCAGCGCGGAGAAGAAGGAACTCTCCGATCTGCGGCGTCGAACCCGGCAGCTTGAGCTGGAGAATGAGATCCTCAAGCGGGCTGCTGCGTATTTCGCCCGGGAGAACGTGCTCCCAAAATAG
- the yhhB gene encoding cyclophane-forming radical SAM/SPASM peptide maturase YhhB, whose translation MIQNTLVAQTNPIQFTTFLLKVASRCNIKCDYCYMYEHRDQSWREQPHLMSAATRQRVADRLAEYAAATVMQRMLVIFHGGEPLLAGASTLAAFADDIRSRLPTATKVDFSLQTNGVLLDDEALDALARAGIGVSLSLDGPRPANDRHRLTAAGGSTFPAASDALRRLERRPDIFTGVIAVIDPAVAPEDVFEFFASRALPTLDLLLPDANHLTPPQGRDTETNLYRDWIIRAFDLWYDRYPHLPLRTFDGLLAKLAGLPGGTDAFGFGDVSLLAIETDGGYHDLDVLKITEEGQTSLGAGVTAMSIGEVAGSPKLAVHRRLLTVDGLCDTCRACPVVDMCGGGSVPHRYSSNGFANPTVYCREMLALIEHAEHRMRSTMVEERHRRFARGAADHVDLDAFEQASTARAVVDMLVQDWRRAALTDLRAVAAHILASGDVSQAVLRAVQALDAASDDLLGQIVIRPSVVLWTRLGADERFGASLRRQDGTPVRFDPTYAITVAQMLYEPMDAPVRVHRDDPWLRLPFSAPIEFADEADASLGRELVAQALTLISQFDTALAAEIRLLSPEIQFVRDTSAHPDKVVSFSDDVVPGALYLGLGSRAGAVDVYDLADSLIHEHRHQKLYLLGRQAELVAVDRPLVASPWREEPRPPSGLLHAAWVFVELLRFWRYIDQNVGQEVRARATAQIATTEQRLAQAWQTLATVQLTPAGQHLAALLRERTRA comes from the coding sequence TTGATACAGAACACGTTGGTAGCGCAGACCAATCCGATTCAGTTCACGACTTTCCTGCTCAAGGTCGCGTCCCGGTGCAACATCAAGTGCGACTACTGTTACATGTACGAGCACCGCGATCAGAGTTGGCGGGAGCAACCGCACCTGATGAGCGCGGCCACGCGCCAACGGGTGGCCGATCGGCTCGCCGAGTACGCCGCTGCGACCGTCATGCAACGCATGCTGGTGATCTTTCATGGGGGCGAACCGCTGCTCGCGGGCGCCTCCACTCTCGCGGCGTTCGCCGACGACATCCGGTCACGGCTGCCAACCGCGACGAAGGTCGACTTCTCGTTGCAGACCAATGGTGTCCTGCTTGACGACGAAGCCTTAGATGCCCTTGCAAGGGCGGGCATCGGGGTGTCCCTGTCGTTGGATGGTCCGCGGCCGGCCAACGACCGCCATCGTCTCACCGCTGCTGGCGGTAGCACGTTTCCCGCGGCCTCCGACGCGCTCCGCCGTCTGGAGCGACGGCCCGACATTTTCACGGGCGTTATCGCCGTCATCGATCCCGCGGTGGCGCCCGAGGATGTGTTCGAGTTCTTCGCCTCGCGGGCCTTGCCGACACTTGATCTGCTGCTGCCGGACGCGAACCACCTGACGCCACCGCAGGGCCGTGACACCGAAACCAACCTCTACCGCGACTGGATCATCCGCGCGTTCGATCTGTGGTATGACCGGTACCCGCACCTGCCCCTCCGAACGTTTGACGGGCTCCTTGCGAAGCTGGCGGGCTTACCGGGAGGGACGGATGCCTTCGGCTTCGGTGACGTGAGTCTGCTGGCTATCGAGACCGATGGCGGCTATCACGACCTCGACGTCCTCAAGATCACAGAGGAGGGGCAGACCTCACTCGGCGCGGGCGTCACCGCCATGTCGATCGGCGAGGTGGCCGGTTCACCGAAACTGGCCGTTCACCGGCGACTGCTCACCGTGGATGGCCTGTGCGACACATGCCGGGCCTGTCCGGTCGTTGACATGTGCGGCGGCGGCTCGGTGCCGCACCGCTACTCCAGCAACGGCTTCGCAAACCCGACGGTGTACTGCCGGGAAATGCTCGCATTGATCGAACACGCTGAACACCGCATGCGCTCGACCATGGTCGAGGAACGCCATCGGCGGTTTGCCCGTGGCGCCGCTGACCACGTCGACCTGGACGCGTTCGAACAGGCGTCCACAGCTCGTGCAGTCGTGGACATGCTGGTCCAGGACTGGCGCCGAGCAGCCTTGACCGATCTGCGGGCGGTAGCCGCGCACATTCTTGCAAGCGGCGACGTCAGCCAGGCAGTGCTGCGTGCCGTTCAGGCCCTGGACGCGGCGTCGGATGACCTGCTGGGCCAGATCGTGATCCGCCCCAGTGTCGTGCTGTGGACCCGGCTTGGCGCCGACGAGCGGTTCGGCGCGTCGCTGCGTCGCCAAGACGGCACACCAGTGCGTTTCGACCCGACCTACGCCATCACAGTGGCGCAGATGCTGTATGAGCCGATGGATGCACCCGTACGGGTGCACCGCGACGACCCGTGGCTACGGCTGCCGTTTAGCGCACCGATCGAGTTCGCCGACGAGGCCGACGCGTCTCTCGGCCGGGAGCTCGTCGCCCAGGCTCTAACGCTGATCAGCCAGTTCGACACGGCGTTGGCTGCCGAGATCCGGCTGCTCAGCCCAGAAATCCAGTTTGTACGCGATACGTCCGCCCACCCAGACAAGGTCGTCTCGTTCAGCGACGATGTTGTGCCCGGGGCGCTCTACCTCGGCCTGGGCAGTCGCGCAGGCGCCGTCGACGTCTACGACTTGGCCGACAGCCTTATCCACGAACACCGCCACCAGAAGCTGTACCTGCTCGGCCGGCAGGCCGAACTGGTCGCCGTGGACCGACCGCTAGTCGCCTCGCCCTGGCGCGAGGAACCGCGCCCGCCCAGCGGCCTACTGCACGCGGCATGGGTGTTCGTGGAACTGCTGCGGTTCTGGCGCTACATCGACCAAAACGTCGGGCAGGAGGTCCGCGCACGCGCGACCGCTCAGATCGCCACGACCGAGCAGAGGCTGGCCCAGGCTTGGCAAACGCTCGCGACGGTTCAGCTCACCCCGGCCGGGCAGCACCTCGCCGCGCTGCTGCGGGAGCGGACCCGAGCGTGA
- a CDS encoding GNAT family N-acetyltransferase: MRSGSRPPADPDEVRLEKGTGSAGRGNGPGGGFWHIYLGTTRAGAVYINVIDELPLGTHASIQIKVNQNCQGRGIGRIAYRLASVASEHNTVYAHMRKSNLASRKAAEYAGYVVDEDVSTPQLIMVWKRPGKHR, translated from the coding sequence GTGCGCAGCGGTAGCCGACCGCCAGCCGATCCGGACGAGGTACGGCTGGAGAAAGGCACTGGAAGCGCGGGTCGGGGAAACGGACCCGGCGGCGGGTTCTGGCACATCTATCTCGGCACCACCCGCGCTGGCGCCGTCTACATCAACGTCATCGACGAACTGCCTTTGGGAACCCACGCCAGCATCCAAATCAAGGTAAACCAGAACTGCCAGGGGCGAGGAATAGGACGCATAGCCTACCGGCTGGCCAGCGTAGCCAGCGAACACAACACCGTCTACGCCCACATGCGCAAGTCCAACCTCGCCTCCCGCAAGGCCGCCGAGTACGCCGGATACGTCGTCGATGAAGACGTATCCACCCCGCAGCTCATCATGGTCTGGAAACGGCCGGGCAAACACCGCTGA
- a CDS encoding antibiotic biosynthesis monooxygenase family protein, which yields MSAETGFYSIIDYTVDGAGTQRELVDAFAEIQERWVRFYPGYRSARFHVSTDGTRVYNVVHWASEADYRNFVETSDTEGRMVAIQKALEGLSGEAEARMSGVPTYTVVREVGPGPQTTGS from the coding sequence GTGAGCGCGGAGACCGGTTTCTACTCGATCATCGACTACACCGTTGACGGCGCCGGTACCCAGCGTGAGCTCGTGGACGCCTTCGCTGAGATCCAGGAGCGATGGGTGCGTTTCTACCCCGGTTACCGGTCGGCCCGCTTCCACGTGAGCACCGACGGCACCCGGGTTTACAACGTCGTGCACTGGGCGAGCGAGGCGGACTACCGCAACTTCGTGGAGACGTCTGACACCGAGGGCCGGATGGTCGCCATCCAAAAGGCTCTGGAGGGACTTTCCGGCGAGGCCGAGGCCCGCATGAGCGGAGTGCCCACCTACACCGTCGTCCGCGAGGTCGGTCCGGGGCCGCAGACAACCGGTTCCTGA
- a CDS encoding M48 family metalloprotease — protein sequence MDTDTDDRLHILVRALTARADLDPRLPVAVGDLHVTATIDVRWAWPRPAATLVVDRTTAEQWPQDALAGLVAHQLGYIALGYIRFDVYVLYAARHILPVVAAVIGVWGIIEFAMLPMMLIVGAGLLLAKQAVLWILRHRVYAADRFAVDLIGAAPVRAMLCLQNEGRGARNAIRQHWAPRTHPTIEQRLRARAVRS from the coding sequence ATGGACACAGACACAGATGATCGGCTGCACATTCTGGTGCGCGCTCTCACAGCGCGCGCAGATCTTGATCCCCGCCTGCCCGTCGCCGTCGGGGACCTGCATGTGACGGCGACGATCGACGTCAGGTGGGCCTGGCCTCGCCCAGCCGCGACACTCGTGGTCGACAGGACTACAGCCGAACAGTGGCCCCAGGATGCGCTGGCCGGTCTGGTCGCCCACCAACTCGGGTACATCGCGCTGGGATACATCCGTTTCGACGTGTACGTCTTATATGCCGCCCGGCACATTCTGCCGGTAGTGGCCGCAGTGATAGGCGTGTGGGGAATCATCGAGTTTGCGATGCTGCCGATGATGCTCATCGTCGGGGCCGGCCTGCTGTTGGCCAAGCAGGCCGTGCTATGGATCTTGCGTCACCGGGTGTACGCGGCCGATCGGTTCGCGGTTGATCTGATTGGCGCCGCCCCGGTGCGGGCCATGCTGTGTCTGCAAAATGAGGGCAGGGGAGCACGAAATGCCATCCGCCAGCATTGGGCACCGCGGACTCATCCCACGATTGAGCAGCGTCTGCGCGCCCGGGCGGTCCGCTCATAA
- a CDS encoding IS110 family transposase, with product MAKVAERQMLRASLVPPPQIRRLRDLTRYRIDLIGARTAEKQRAEKLLEDAQIKLSVVASDIFGASGRAMMAALIAGERNPAVLAQLARTSLRKKIPLLQEAFTGHFTDHHAFLLGKMLGRVDAISTDIAEVDAKITELLAPFASAAARLDEIPGIGPTAAAVILAEIGTDMSRFPTPGHLASWARFAPGVKESAGRKKGHAGTGHGNPYLARILGEAAVIAGRTSTFPGERYRRIARRRGKKRAIVVVGRSLLTIIWHLLSDPDAHFIDLGADYYTNRIGPERKKRNHIHQLEALGYRVILQPAA from the coding sequence CTGGCCAAGGTCGCCGAACGGCAGATGCTACGCGCCAGCCTCGTCCCCCCGCCGCAGATCCGCCGGCTTCGGGACCTGACCCGGTATCGGATCGACCTGATCGGTGCACGGACCGCCGAAAAACAGCGGGCGGAAAAGCTGCTGGAGGACGCGCAGATCAAGCTGTCGGTGGTGGCCTCGGACATCTTCGGGGCCTCCGGGCGGGCGATGATGGCCGCCCTGATCGCCGGAGAACGCAATCCGGCGGTGCTGGCGCAGCTGGCCCGCACCAGCCTGCGCAAGAAGATTCCCCTGCTGCAGGAGGCGTTCACCGGCCACTTCACCGATCACCACGCCTTTTTACTGGGCAAGATGCTGGGCCGAGTCGATGCGATCAGCACCGACATCGCCGAGGTCGACGCCAAGATCACCGAACTCCTCGCCCCCTTCGCCTCGGCGGCGGCGCGATTGGATGAGATTCCCGGTATCGGCCCCACCGCGGCCGCGGTGATCCTCGCCGAGATCGGCACCGATATGAGCCGCTTTCCCACCCCAGGGCATCTGGCCTCCTGGGCGCGGTTCGCCCCTGGGGTCAAGGAGTCGGCCGGACGCAAGAAGGGCCACGCCGGGACCGGCCACGGCAACCCCTACCTGGCCCGCATCCTGGGCGAGGCAGCGGTGATCGCGGGCAGGACCAGCACCTTCCCCGGCGAACGCTACCGGCGCATCGCCCGCCGACGCGGCAAGAAACGCGCGATCGTCGTGGTCGGCCGCTCCCTGCTCACCATCATCTGGCACCTGCTGTCCGACCCCGACGCCCACTTCATCGACCTGGGCGCCGACTACTACACCAACCGCATCGGCCCGGAACGCAAAAAGCGCAACCACATCCACCAGCTCGAAGCCCTCGGCTACCGGGTCATCCTCCAACCCGCCGCCTGA
- a CDS encoding IS3 family transposase, translating into MACRVLNISRSGYKDWVGRPQSPRDQRNTELLKLIRDIHKTSRYSYGSPRVHAELTLGLDLEINRKHVERLMREAGIQGIYRRKGRRNLVNAATEEDLVRRAFTVEAPDRLWVSDITEHPTDEGKLYCAAVMDAYSRRIIGHSIDISQTSALVVDAMVMAVARRNPPSKKTVLHSDHGTQYTSFSYGKRLRDAELLGSMGTVGDCYDNAMMESFWGTMQLELLDVNKWSTRAELASAMFEWIECWYNPYRRHSSIDMNSPIAFEELYKPSDATS; encoded by the coding sequence GTGGCCTGCCGGGTGTTGAACATTTCCAGATCGGGTTACAAAGACTGGGTTGGCCGGCCGCAGTCTCCACGCGACCAAAGAAACACCGAACTATTGAAGCTGATCCGTGACATCCATAAGACGTCACGTTACAGCTACGGCTCACCGCGGGTCCACGCGGAGCTGACGCTCGGCCTGGACCTGGAGATCAACCGCAAGCACGTCGAACGGCTCATGCGCGAGGCCGGCATCCAGGGCATCTACCGGCGCAAGGGCCGCCGCAACCTCGTCAACGCCGCCACCGAGGAGGATCTGGTCCGCCGGGCCTTCACCGTGGAAGCGCCGGACCGGCTGTGGGTCAGCGACATCACCGAGCACCCCACTGACGAAGGGAAACTGTATTGCGCCGCTGTCATGGACGCCTATTCTCGTCGCATCATCGGCCATTCTATCGACATAAGCCAGACTAGCGCTCTGGTCGTCGACGCGATGGTCATGGCCGTCGCCCGCCGTAACCCGCCCAGCAAGAAGACGGTCCTGCATTCTGACCACGGAACACAGTACACATCGTTCTCGTATGGGAAACGGCTCCGCGATGCTGAACTCCTCGGCTCGATGGGAACCGTCGGAGATTGCTACGACAATGCCATGATGGAATCGTTCTGGGGAACGATGCAGCTCGAACTGCTCGACGTTAATAAATGGTCAACAAGAGCCGAGTTGGCCAGCGCGATGTTTGAATGGATCGAGTGCTGGTATAACCCGTATAGGCGTCATTCCAGCATCGACATGAACAGTCCAATCGCGTTCGAAGAGCTCTACAAGCCCTCAGACGCAACCTCGTGA
- a CDS encoding DsbA family oxidoreductase, whose protein sequence is MKVEIYADVLCPWCFIGKRRIATALAQVADRDRLEIVWRSYELAPEEGRLPGPTAAEAMKGWWGDQAPARIARIQAIGAAEGLELNLHAARPVNTFDAHRLCHLAVEHGLADEVMERLLRAYHTEGLNIADPQTLERLGVEAGLDTTEVRTTLAGDAYAQDVRADEHRAAEQGVIGVPSIVIDGSPPVSGVQSPAELRRLLEDALAASHAVPRHA, encoded by the coding sequence ATGAAGGTTGAAATCTACGCTGACGTGCTGTGCCCGTGGTGCTTCATCGGGAAGAGACGTATTGCAACCGCTCTGGCACAGGTCGCCGACCGCGATCGGCTGGAGATCGTCTGGCGCAGTTACGAACTCGCCCCGGAGGAAGGCCGACTCCCCGGCCCGACGGCCGCCGAGGCGATGAAGGGGTGGTGGGGCGACCAGGCGCCCGCCAGGATCGCCCGCATCCAGGCGATTGGTGCCGCGGAAGGCCTGGAACTCAACCTGCACGCCGCCCGGCCGGTGAACACCTTCGACGCCCATCGGCTGTGCCACCTGGCCGTCGAGCACGGTCTGGCCGACGAGGTGATGGAGCGTCTGCTTCGCGCCTACCACACCGAGGGACTCAACATCGCCGACCCGCAGACACTGGAGCGCCTGGGGGTCGAGGCCGGGTTGGACACCACCGAGGTGCGCACCACCCTGGCCGGTGACGCCTACGCCCAGGACGTCAGGGCCGATGAACACCGCGCCGCCGAGCAGGGCGTCATCGGTGTCCCTTCGATAGTGATCGACGGAAGCCCCCCCGTCTCGGGTGTCCAGTCGCCTGCCGAGCTCCGGCGGCTACTGGAGGACGCCTTAGCCGCGTCACATGCCGTACCAAGGCACGCGTAG
- a CDS encoding ATP-binding protein yields MAVVRGEPHPGKKEQVRAARSFVKAHLSEHLDAELIVSELATNAVEHTRTGQPGGVFTTTVKRNPDGTAYIEIADQGGPVVFGLPTPNREGGRGLYLVTALATAWGFKGDAAGRTVWVELPPPAP; encoded by the coding sequence GTGGCTGTCGTACGGGGGGAACCTCACCCTGGAAAAAAGGAGCAGGTACGCGCGGCCCGCAGTTTCGTGAAGGCCCACCTTTCCGAGCATCTGGACGCCGAGCTCATCGTCAGCGAACTCGCAACCAACGCCGTCGAGCACACGCGCACGGGACAACCGGGCGGAGTCTTCACCACCACCGTCAAGCGCAACCCCGACGGCACTGCCTACATAGAGATCGCAGACCAGGGCGGCCCTGTCGTATTCGGCCTTCCCACTCCCAACCGCGAAGGCGGCCGAGGGCTCTACCTCGTGACGGCTCTCGCCACCGCATGGGGATTCAAAGGTGACGCCGCCGGCCGAACGGTCTGGGTCGAGCTACCCCCGCCTGCTCCATGA
- a CDS encoding transposase, whose translation MGETRRSFDPEFRAGAVRIVRETGKSIAAVAKDLGINAGTLANWIQMDRLAREQSATGDLSGSEREELAQLRRQRAEWVKERADGA comes from the coding sequence ATGGGAGAGACCAGACGTAGTTTCGATCCGGAGTTTCGGGCGGGTGCGGTGCGTATCGTGCGCGAGACCGGAAAATCGATCGCCGCGGTCGCCAAGGACCTGGGGATCAACGCGGGCACGCTGGCCAACTGGATACAGATGGACCGGCTGGCTCGCGAGCAAAGCGCGACCGGGGATCTGAGTGGGTCCGAGCGCGAGGAACTGGCGCAGCTGCGTCGCCAGCGGGCCGAGTGGGTCAAGGAACGCGCAGATGGAGCGTGA
- the yhhA gene encoding YhhA family cyclophane-containing RiPP (triceptide-type peptide natural product; maturases include a radical SAM/SPASM enzyme and a 2OG-Fe(II) oxygenase), which translates to MSPISRTVEDTDTEATVDADSASSLAQQGSLVDELREHSPDHPVLARVHRRLIDTEDQQITSYDRMHHRHNRS; encoded by the coding sequence ATGAGTCCGATTTCTCGGACCGTCGAAGATACGGACACGGAGGCTACCGTGGATGCCGACTCCGCCAGTTCCCTTGCCCAACAGGGGAGTCTCGTTGACGAACTGCGCGAGCATAGTCCCGACCACCCGGTCTTGGCGCGCGTTCATCGCCGACTAATCGACACCGAGGATCAGCAGATCACCAGCTATGACCGGATGCACCACCGGCACAACCGATCTTAG
- a CDS encoding IS110 family transposase, with the protein MLEEARDHEEIIERVAALDIGKAFLVCCARVPDEDRPGRRLQEVQTYATMTGALLQMADHLHALGVTRVVMEATSDYWKPIFYLLEAAGFETWLVNARDVKSSTCPVVPRPTGWMRSGWPRSPNGRCYAPASSPRRRSAGFGT; encoded by the coding sequence ATGCTGGAGGAAGCCAGGGACCACGAGGAGATCATCGAGCGGGTCGCGGCGCTGGACATCGGGAAGGCCTTCCTGGTCTGCTGCGCGCGGGTGCCGGACGAGGACCGGCCGGGGCGGCGCCTGCAGGAGGTGCAGACGTATGCGACGATGACCGGCGCGCTGCTGCAGATGGCCGATCACCTGCACGCCCTGGGCGTGACCCGGGTCGTGATGGAGGCCACCAGCGATTATTGGAAGCCGATCTTCTACCTGCTGGAGGCGGCCGGGTTCGAGACCTGGCTGGTCAATGCCCGTGACGTCAAGTCAAGCACCTGCCCGGTCGTCCCAAGACCGACCGGCTGGATGCGGTCTGGCTGGCCAAGGTCGCCGAACGGCAGATGCTACGCGCCAGCCTCGTCCCCCCGCCGCAGATCCGCCGGCTTCGGGACCTGA
- a CDS encoding putative quinol monooxygenase gives MFGLMVRFTCKDEASATAFDQLVGESIEKICEGEPGTLVYASHRVDGQPLQRIFYELYQDRPAFDTHEKQEHTRRFLTAREELLASVEVDWLTLQTGKGTAG, from the coding sequence ATGTTCGGTCTGATGGTCCGCTTCACCTGTAAGGACGAGGCAAGCGCCACAGCGTTCGATCAGCTGGTCGGTGAGAGCATCGAGAAGATCTGCGAAGGTGAGCCGGGAACGCTGGTGTACGCATCACACCGAGTCGACGGTCAGCCGCTCCAGCGGATCTTCTACGAGCTCTACCAGGATCGGCCGGCCTTCGACACCCACGAGAAGCAGGAGCACACCCGGCGGTTCCTGACTGCTCGGGAAGAACTGCTGGCCTCGGTCGAGGTCGACTGGCTGACCCTCCAGACCGGTAAGGGAACGGCGGGGTGA
- a CDS encoding helix-turn-helix transcriptional regulator, with translation MDEKEAARAAVREFLTTRRARVTPTDAGLPAQGTRRRVKGLRREEVALLAGVSPEYYVRLERGQATGPSAGVVDAVADVLRLDDDERAHLDRLLAALTPAARKRRRGAAKDLVNPGIRVLLDSMDHLPAVVFNGRFDILAANALGRALLAPVYDLPGRPNSARFLFLDEPRARDLFPEWDRITADTVATLRIEAGLHPDDPDLTELIGQLATRSTEFRTRWATNDVRTPRAGTKTFRHPLIGEITLPYETLRIDAVSSQIISVYTPQPGTPEADAIRLLASWNADDQRNNNPTAGTRGQNPED, from the coding sequence ATGGACGAGAAGGAGGCCGCGCGGGCGGCGGTCCGCGAGTTCCTCACCACCCGCCGCGCCCGGGTCACCCCCACCGACGCCGGCCTTCCTGCGCAGGGCACCCGCCGAAGGGTGAAAGGCCTGCGCAGGGAAGAGGTCGCGCTGCTCGCCGGGGTCAGCCCGGAGTACTACGTGCGGCTCGAACGCGGCCAGGCAACCGGGCCCTCCGCCGGAGTCGTCGATGCCGTCGCCGACGTCCTGCGTCTGGACGACGACGAACGCGCCCACCTCGACCGGCTGCTCGCCGCTCTGACCCCCGCGGCCCGCAAGCGGCGCCGCGGCGCGGCGAAGGACCTGGTCAACCCCGGAATCCGGGTGCTTCTGGACTCGATGGACCACCTACCCGCAGTGGTCTTCAACGGCCGGTTCGACATCCTCGCGGCCAACGCACTCGGGCGCGCGCTCCTCGCCCCCGTGTACGACCTGCCCGGACGGCCGAACAGCGCCCGCTTCCTGTTCCTCGACGAGCCCAGGGCCCGGGACCTGTTCCCCGAGTGGGACCGGATCACAGCCGACACCGTGGCGACGCTGCGCATCGAGGCCGGTCTCCACCCCGACGACCCCGACCTGACCGAACTGATCGGACAACTCGCCACCCGCAGCACAGAATTCCGGACGCGCTGGGCGACCAACGACGTACGAACCCCCCGAGCCGGAACCAAGACCTTCCGGCACCCGCTCATCGGCGAGATCACACTGCCCTACGAGACCCTCCGCATCGACGCCGTCTCCAGCCAGATCATCAGTGTCTACACCCCCCAGCCCGGCACCCCCGAAGCCGACGCGATCCGCCTCCTGGCCAGCTGGAACGCCGACGACCAACGGAACAACAACCCGACAGCAGGAACACGCGGCCAGAACCCCGAGGACTAA
- the fmdA gene encoding formamidase — translation MPELIFPLDSKRKFTDQVKIGHNRWHPAIPPVAWVKPGDSFRVHCREWFDGAIHNDDSAEDIRDAPLTTVHALSGPFAVEGAEPGDLLVVDILDLGPILQEDSGPLAGQGWGYTGIFPTKNGGGFLTEQFPDAYKAIWDFSGQTATSRHIPAVSFTGITHPGLMGTAPSAALLSKWNARESALIATAPQRVPPLALPPEPRDAVLGSVSPSEFDRIAAEAARTAPPRENGGNQDIKNLTRGSRVFYPVYVPGANLSVGDLHFSQGDGEITFCGAIEMGGFIDLRVEVIKDGMQTYRVGENAIFMPGRTGPQYSEWLAFSGVSVTLDGEQRYLDSQLAYQRACLHAIDYLTAFGYSPEQAYLLLGAAPIEGRLSGVVDIPNSCATVYLPTAIFDFDVRPSASGPLRVPQGTSAPHAGFD, via the coding sequence GTGCCAGAGTTGATTTTCCCGCTCGACTCGAAGAGGAAGTTCACCGACCAGGTCAAGATCGGTCACAACCGTTGGCACCCCGCGATCCCGCCTGTGGCATGGGTCAAACCCGGCGACAGCTTCCGGGTCCACTGCCGGGAGTGGTTCGACGGTGCGATCCACAACGACGACTCCGCCGAGGACATCCGTGACGCCCCGTTGACGACGGTGCACGCGCTCAGCGGCCCGTTCGCGGTCGAGGGGGCCGAGCCGGGCGACCTGCTGGTCGTGGACATCCTCGACCTGGGGCCCATCCTCCAGGAGGACAGCGGCCCGCTGGCCGGTCAGGGCTGGGGTTACACCGGGATCTTCCCCACCAAGAACGGCGGGGGGTTCCTCACCGAGCAGTTCCCCGACGCCTACAAGGCGATCTGGGACTTCTCCGGCCAGACTGCCACATCACGTCATATCCCAGCGGTGTCGTTCACCGGCATCACCCACCCCGGGCTCATGGGCACCGCGCCGTCGGCGGCGCTGCTGTCGAAATGGAACGCGCGGGAATCGGCGCTGATAGCCACGGCCCCGCAGAGAGTGCCGCCGCTGGCCCTGCCTCCCGAGCCCCGGGACGCCGTCCTCGGCTCTGTCTCCCCATCCGAGTTCGACCGGATCGCGGCCGAGGCGGCCCGCACCGCGCCGCCGCGAGAGAACGGCGGCAACCAGGACATCAAGAACCTCACCCGGGGCTCCCGCGTGTTCTACCCGGTGTACGTACCCGGCGCGAACCTGTCGGTCGGCGACCTGCACTTCTCGCAGGGCGACGGCGAGATCACCTTTTGCGGTGCCATCGAGATGGGCGGCTTCATCGACCTGCGGGTCGAGGTCATCAAGGATGGTATGCAAACGTACCGCGTCGGCGAGAACGCCATCTTCATGCCGGGCCGCACCGGCCCTCAGTACAGCGAGTGGCTCGCCTTCTCCGGGGTGTCCGTCACCCTGGACGGCGAGCAGCGCTATCTTGACTCGCAGCTGGCCTACCAGCGTGCCTGCCTGCACGCGATCGACTACCTGACGGCGTTCGGCTACAGCCCCGAGCAGGCATATCTGCTGCTCGGCGCCGCGCCGATCGAGGGCCGGCTGTCGGGGGTGGTGGACATCCCCAACTCCTGCGCCACCGTCTACCTGCCAACCGCGATCTTCGACTTCGATGTCCGTCCCAGCGCGTCCGGTCCGCTCCGCGTGCCACAGGGCACCAGCGCACCGCACGCCGGCTTCGACTGA